A genomic segment from Janthinobacterium sp. 64 encodes:
- a CDS encoding TetR/AcrR family transcriptional regulator, with product MSVSTRDALLKSAEIHLRSKGYAAFSYADLSEEIGIRKASIHHHFPTKENLGVALITQYIEVFTEKLQAIDAAHADPVERLRAFGGLFLASANDHLLPLCGALAAEMAALPESLQALGRQLMAQQLDWMANNLALAAQLHGWTLRKPPKDYAFMLLSALEGASFIGWALGPSTDPLAAFHYMLDNLA from the coding sequence ATGTCAGTGAGTACCCGCGACGCCCTTTTGAAAAGCGCAGAGATCCACCTGCGTTCGAAAGGCTACGCCGCTTTCAGTTATGCCGATTTGTCGGAAGAAATCGGCATACGCAAGGCCAGCATCCACCATCATTTCCCCACCAAGGAAAACCTTGGCGTGGCCTTGATCACGCAATATATCGAGGTGTTTACGGAAAAGCTGCAAGCGATCGATGCGGCGCATGCCGATCCGGTCGAACGCCTGCGCGCGTTCGGCGGGCTGTTCCTGGCCAGCGCCAACGATCACTTGCTGCCGCTGTGCGGCGCGCTCGCGGCTGAAATGGCGGCGCTGCCCGAATCGCTGCAGGCCCTGGGCCGGCAACTGATGGCGCAGCAGCTGGACTGGATGGCAAACAATCTCGCGCTGGCGGCGCAACTGCACGGCTGGACCTTGCGGAAGCCGCCGAAGGATTATGCGTTCATGCTGCTCAGCGCCTTGGAAGGCGCCAGCTTTATCGGCTGGGCCCTGGGGCCGTCGACCGATCCGCTGGCTGCTTTTCATTACATGCTCGACAATCTGGCGTAG
- a CDS encoding TetR/AcrR family transcriptional regulator: MAKTAAHGEPRKRPSQARSAATVAAMVEAAARIIEVRGWAALTTNHVAELSGVSIGSLYQYFPSKEALLAELVRRERALLLHDVGLAMALEGELPCAIEQGVMAGLAHQFRRPALALALESAPSSPSLQREEEALRQALAGQLADLLARHGVADPDMAAADVMALCRGIIDAAALRGESDMASLARRLGRAVHGYLDTAAPAREAAASA, encoded by the coding sequence ATGGCAAAAACTGCAGCGCATGGAGAACCCCGCAAACGGCCGTCCCAGGCCCGATCGGCTGCCACCGTCGCGGCGATGGTGGAGGCGGCTGCTCGCATTATCGAGGTGCGGGGCTGGGCCGCGTTGACGACGAATCACGTTGCCGAGCTTTCTGGCGTCAGCATCGGCTCCCTGTACCAGTACTTCCCGTCGAAAGAGGCGCTGCTGGCCGAACTGGTGCGCCGCGAACGCGCGCTGCTGCTGCACGACGTGGGGCTAGCTATGGCGCTGGAGGGAGAATTGCCGTGCGCGATAGAACAAGGTGTGATGGCCGGCCTCGCGCACCAGTTCAGGCGCCCTGCGCTTGCCCTCGCGCTGGAATCGGCGCCATCGTCGCCATCGTTGCAGCGTGAGGAAGAGGCCTTGCGGCAGGCGCTCGCCGGCCAGCTCGCGGATCTGCTGGCGCGTCATGGCGTCGCCGATCCTGATATGGCGGCCGCCGACGTGATGGCGCTATGCCGCGGCATCATCGACGCCGCGGCGTTGCGGGGAGAATCGGATATGGCGTCGCTTGCGCGGCGCCTGGGACGCGCGGTCCACGGCTACCTGGACACGGCGGCGCCTGCGAGGGAAGCCGCCGCCAGCGCTTAA
- a CDS encoding DsbA family oxidoreductase, which yields MKHNTQALVVDIWSDFVCPWCWIAKRRFDKALAAFEHRDAVQVRLRAYRIAPNHQAEPIKAALLKKFRDPLAAEGMLYSVQSHGAAEGLDYRFDSMLFGDTMDAHMLVKAAGDAASQQRLVEVLYAQSISHGKSLFDRDSLALLAAQAGVPAEVVEQAWSTPQWRQQVQDDEYQASRIASGVPLFVFGNGTHISGAQPQDVFLQALEKMHARSQEDLAASAGDVCGLDGCILP from the coding sequence ATGAAACACAACACTCAAGCGCTGGTCGTCGATATCTGGTCCGATTTCGTCTGCCCCTGGTGCTGGATCGCCAAGCGCCGTTTCGACAAGGCCCTCGCCGCTTTCGAACACAGGGACGCCGTGCAGGTCAGGCTGCGCGCTTACCGCATCGCGCCGAACCATCAGGCCGAACCGATCAAGGCAGCCTTGCTGAAAAAGTTTCGCGATCCGCTGGCCGCCGAGGGCATGCTGTATTCGGTACAGTCGCATGGGGCAGCCGAAGGCCTGGACTACCGCTTCGACAGCATGCTGTTTGGCGACACCATGGACGCGCACATGCTCGTCAAGGCCGCCGGCGACGCGGCATCGCAGCAGCGCCTCGTCGAAGTGCTGTATGCGCAGAGTATTTCGCACGGCAAGTCGCTGTTCGACCGCGATTCCCTCGCCCTGCTCGCGGCGCAGGCGGGCGTGCCTGCCGAAGTGGTGGAGCAGGCTTGGTCGACACCGCAATGGCGCCAGCAGGTGCAGGACGATGAGTACCAGGCCTCGCGCATCGCGTCCGGCGTGCCGCTGTTCGTCTTTGGCAACGGGACGCACATTTCCGGGGCACAGCCGCAAGATGTATTCCTGCAGGCACTGGAAAAAATGCATGCCCGCTCCCAGGAGGATCTGGCCGCATCGGCCGGAGATGTCTGCGGCCTGGACGGCTGCATCCTCCCTTAA
- a CDS encoding carboxymuconolactone decarboxylase family protein codes for MEDWKQARQDINTRAMQLNALTPDTMKGIAALGGAGDKTNHLDAKTRELIALAVAVTTRCDGCIAFHAAAAKKLGITTEEIAEALGVAINLNAGAALVYSTHVLDAFDKA; via the coding sequence ATGGAAGACTGGAAACAAGCTCGGCAAGATATCAATACGCGTGCGATGCAACTGAACGCATTGACGCCCGACACCATGAAAGGCATCGCCGCACTGGGCGGCGCCGGCGACAAGACCAACCATCTCGATGCGAAAACACGGGAACTGATCGCGCTGGCAGTGGCCGTCACCACGCGCTGCGACGGCTGCATCGCCTTCCACGCGGCCGCCGCCAAGAAGCTGGGCATCACCACCGAGGAAATCGCCGAGGCGCTCGGCGTGGCGATCAACCTCAATGCCGGCGCCGCCCTTGTCTACAGCACCCACGTGCTGGACGCATTTGACAAGGCTTGA
- a CDS encoding OsmC family protein, with protein sequence MLNGINVAALQQFAQGVAGHPDKGEARFNVKTRWQHQTRSVATVSHYVLGGEKHARHFEIASDEPHELLGQNTAPNPQELLMAALNACLSVGYAANAAAMGITVHSLEIETDGKLDLRGFLGLDENVNPGYDEVSYVVRLHTDASRERVEALHQAVTKTSVNLANFSKAIRMLPTLEIIEA encoded by the coding sequence ATGCTCAATGGCATCAACGTGGCAGCATTGCAGCAATTCGCCCAGGGCGTGGCAGGCCATCCCGACAAAGGCGAAGCCCGTTTCAACGTCAAGACCCGCTGGCAACACCAGACGCGCAGCGTGGCCACCGTCAGCCACTATGTGCTGGGCGGTGAAAAGCATGCGCGCCATTTCGAGATCGCCTCGGACGAACCGCATGAATTGCTGGGCCAAAACACGGCGCCCAATCCGCAAGAGCTGCTGATGGCCGCCCTCAACGCCTGCCTGTCGGTCGGTTACGCGGCCAATGCGGCGGCCATGGGCATCACCGTGCACAGCCTGGAAATCGAAACGGACGGCAAGCTGGACCTGCGCGGCTTCCTCGGCCTGGACGAGAACGTCAATCCCGGCTACGACGAAGTCAGCTACGTGGTGCGGCTGCACACGGATGCGTCGCGCGAACGCGTCGAAGCACTGCACCAGGCCGTCACCAAAACGTCGGTCAACCTGGCCAATTTCTCGAAGGCCATCCGCATGCTGCCCACTCTGGAAATTATCGAGGCCTGA
- a CDS encoding serine aminopeptidase domain-containing protein yields MTIPTHAPPLLVLLPGMDGTASLFHRFDAALRAQTAIDTLAIAYPAAPLDYAALEAFVRERLPRNRPFVVLAESFSGPLGAALRADPPPGMRALILCCSFVRNPRPLLAPLRHLLGLVPFGAMPGFALRQALLAPYATQQLQDELAAALAQVPPSVLRQRLRAVLEIRENDASRSFARGSLPVLYLRARHDRLVPPANAVQILRQAPGAQLADIDAPHMLLQAAPAAAAVAVAAFVNGLSAAQVSA; encoded by the coding sequence ATGACGATACCCACACACGCCCCACCCCTGCTTGTCCTCCTGCCCGGCATGGATGGCACGGCCAGTCTGTTCCACCGTTTTGACGCCGCCTTGCGCGCACAAACCGCCATCGACACCCTGGCCATCGCCTATCCGGCCGCGCCGCTCGATTACGCGGCGCTGGAAGCCTTCGTGCGCGAACGCTTGCCGCGCAACCGCCCTTTCGTCGTGCTGGCCGAATCGTTTTCGGGCCCGCTGGGGGCAGCGTTGCGCGCCGATCCGCCGCCCGGCATGCGCGCCCTGATCCTGTGCTGTTCCTTCGTGCGCAATCCGCGCCCGCTGCTGGCGCCGCTGCGCCACCTGCTCGGCCTCGTGCCTTTTGGCGCCATGCCCGGCTTCGCCCTGCGCCAGGCGCTGCTGGCGCCGTATGCGACGCAGCAACTGCAAGATGAACTGGCCGCGGCGCTGGCGCAAGTGCCGCCCAGCGTGCTGCGCCAGCGCCTGCGCGCCGTGCTGGAAATACGCGAAAACGACGCCTCGCGCAGCTTCGCGCGCGGCAGCCTGCCCGTGCTGTATCTGCGCGCCCGCCACGACCGCCTGGTACCGCCGGCGAACGCCGTGCAGATACTGCGGCAGGCGCCAGGCGCGCAGCTGGCCGATATCGACGCGCCGCACATGCTGCTGCAGGCAGCGCCGGCAGCGGCCGCCGTCGCCGTCGCCGCTTTTGTAAACGGCCTGTCAGCCGCGCAGGTATCGGCTTAA